The Enterococcus rotai genome includes a window with the following:
- a CDS encoding mersacidin family lantibiotic, protein MNKQAEKKVGKSFEELTPEEMNKVQGSFGWSWSSSSSSSSSSSCYSTRCSYSCCSSRCCGW, encoded by the coding sequence ATGAACAAACAAGCTGAGAAAAAAGTTGGAAAATCTTTTGAAGAATTAACACCAGAAGAAATGAATAAAGTTCAAGGAAGCTTCGGTTGGAGCTGGTCTTCATCATCTTCTTCATCATCATCAAGTAGCTGTTACTCTACAAGATGTAGCTATAGCTGCTGCTCTTCAAGATGTTGCGGATGGTAA
- a CDS encoding SpaA isopeptide-forming pilin-related protein, with product MKQKISYLFFSFVFVLLTLGALGVKQAEAVQGNASWSAGSSVNSQMGTAFTNDYMSNVQNNLLTPSSATSRFFAPVSCGGIQVIKYDERTNARLSGAQFTIYDRWGRAVQVIQTNYNGIAETRSLPLGYYSIKETKAPTGYQLETSALSFSILRAGQFICITKCNKPLPTQTGSLKVNKVGENNQALAGAVFDVYNANNQYVGRITTNANGVATLGNLPYGTYKLIEVQAPNGYELDATPKYVTISASSPGGVASITISNKKVVKTGTIEVIKKDESGKLLAGAKFYVLNSKNVYVGQITTDANGVATLTNLPFDTYVLLEYEAPEGYELDQTLKYVTLSENSPNGKASITVVNKKKITTGALEVVKKDEAGKLLAGAEFEVRDANDKVVGTITTDANGIATLKDLPFGTYKIIETKAPEGYELDATPKTITISKGDPNGVISITIENKKAKTTGNLEVIKKDEAGTLLAGAEFDVYNEKDELVGKITTDANGVGQLNDLPYGTYKLIETKAPEGFELDATPKTVTISKDDPNGKVSVDVINKKIELPVTGSLKITKYVKDSDPTVYLEGAVFEIYDNNNQLIGTHTTDVNGEILLNDLEPGKYYVIEVEAPPGYEQDSTFYEVTVESGKIAEVRHANIKKENLGGLKITKYAKDEFGFETDIVLPNAEFEVKDSAGTIHKGTTDTQGELFFPDLPVGEVTVTETKAPDGYEIDAATQNTKIVAETITEVTFYNQPKEELGRALVYLSSNDAKQALHGLEYSITCTKGAAFETTVVTNKFGQISTYLPPGEYEIEPVVKGYSTASKATSFKIEANKFTIIRLTI from the coding sequence ATGAAACAGAAGATTAGCTATTTATTTTTTTCATTCGTTTTCGTCTTATTGACTTTGGGGGCTTTAGGTGTGAAGCAAGCTGAAGCTGTTCAAGGTAATGCATCATGGTCAGCAGGATCAAGTGTGAATAGCCAAATGGGAACGGCTTTTACAAATGATTACATGTCAAATGTTCAAAATAATCTTTTGACACCATCAAGTGCAACATCACGCTTTTTTGCTCCAGTATCATGTGGCGGCATTCAAGTAATTAAATATGATGAACGCACAAATGCACGATTGTCAGGAGCACAGTTTACCATTTATGATCGTTGGGGTCGAGCAGTTCAAGTGATTCAGACAAATTACAACGGAATTGCAGAAACAAGATCCTTACCACTTGGATACTATTCTATTAAGGAAACGAAAGCACCGACTGGTTATCAACTAGAAACAAGTGCTTTGAGTTTCAGTATTCTTAGAGCAGGACAATTTATCTGTATCACTAAATGTAATAAACCGTTACCAACTCAAACTGGCAGTCTTAAAGTCAATAAAGTTGGTGAAAATAATCAAGCCTTGGCTGGAGCCGTTTTCGATGTGTACAATGCGAATAATCAATACGTAGGAAGAATCACGACAAATGCTAACGGAGTAGCTACATTAGGGAATCTGCCATATGGTACGTACAAATTAATCGAAGTTCAAGCACCAAACGGGTATGAATTAGATGCAACACCGAAGTATGTTACGATTTCTGCTTCCTCACCAGGAGGAGTAGCGAGTATTACGATTTCAAATAAAAAAGTAGTAAAAACTGGAACGATTGAAGTAATTAAAAAAGATGAGTCTGGCAAGTTATTAGCTGGAGCAAAATTCTATGTTCTAAACAGTAAGAATGTCTATGTAGGACAAATCACAACAGATGCCAATGGTGTTGCAACCTTGACAAACCTACCTTTTGACACATACGTATTACTGGAATATGAAGCACCAGAAGGCTATGAATTAGATCAAACCTTAAAATATGTTACGTTGTCTGAGAATAGTCCGAACGGTAAAGCAAGTATTACTGTTGTGAATAAGAAAAAAATCACGACTGGCGCACTTGAAGTAGTCAAAAAAGATGAAGCCGGCAAGTTGCTAGCTGGAGCAGAGTTTGAAGTTCGTGATGCCAATGACAAAGTTGTTGGAACGATCACGACAGATGCCAATGGCATTGCGACATTGAAAGATTTACCATTTGGCACATATAAAATAATTGAAACAAAAGCACCAGAGGGTTATGAGTTAGACGCAACACCAAAAACAATTACAATTTCCAAAGGTGATCCAAATGGAGTCATCAGTATCACTATTGAAAATAAAAAGGCTAAAACAACTGGAAATCTTGAAGTAATCAAAAAAGATGAAGCTGGCACACTTTTAGCTGGCGCTGAATTTGATGTGTATAACGAAAAAGATGAGCTAGTTGGTAAAATCACAACGGATGCCAATGGTGTGGGCCAATTAAATGACCTACCGTACGGTACTTATAAATTAATCGAAACAAAAGCACCAGAAGGATTTGAATTAGACGCAACACCAAAAACGGTTACTATTTCTAAAGATGATCCAAACGGTAAAGTTTCAGTTGATGTAATCAATAAAAAAATCGAATTACCTGTTACAGGTTCTTTAAAAATCACGAAATATGTCAAAGATTCAGATCCAACTGTTTATTTAGAAGGTGCAGTTTTTGAAATCTATGACAATAACAACCAACTTATCGGGACACACACGACAGATGTCAATGGAGAAATCCTTTTAAATGATTTAGAACCAGGTAAGTATTATGTAATCGAAGTTGAAGCCCCACCAGGTTATGAACAAGACTCGACTTTCTACGAAGTGACGGTTGAATCTGGAAAAATAGCTGAAGTAAGACATGCAAATATCAAAAAAGAAAACTTGGGCGGATTGAAAATTACCAAATATGCCAAAGATGAATTCGGTTTTGAAACAGATATAGTCTTACCAAATGCTGAGTTTGAAGTAAAAGATTCAGCTGGAACAATTCATAAAGGAACGACTGATACTCAAGGGGAACTTTTCTTCCCAGACTTACCGGTTGGAGAAGTAACAGTCACTGAAACAAAAGCACCAGATGGCTATGAAATCGATGCAGCCACTCAAAATACAAAAATTGTTGCAGAAACAATCACAGAAGTAACGTTTTATAATCAACCTAAAGAGGAATTAGGCCGCGCCTTAGTTTACCTTTCAAGTAACGATGCGAAACAAGCACTACATGGCCTGGAATATAGCATCACCTGTACGAAAGGTGCAGCATTTGAAACAACAGTTGTCACCAATAAATTTGGCCAAATCAGCACTTACTTGCCACCAGGTGAATATGAAATAGAACCTGTTGTAAAAGGGTATTCGACCGCTTCTAAAGCAACTAGCTTTAAAATTGAAGCGAATAAATTCACTATTATTAGATTAACGATTTAA
- a CDS encoding helix-turn-helix domain-containing protein — MKHYGTLLKNIRQEKGLSQKDIYDGIITRQAYYLIETNTSMPSFDKFLLILERLFISVDEFLYALDPEVFPTENHLYHQLSQAVFKKDKQQLTSLIAQSQTLYSTTKNKKYYHLNLITQSMALLNLEQSESDTIDCLKELMDPIKQYLIGIDKWYLYELKLLNNSLYCFELSEAIALGTLVGKKIDTLSTLEQYQDIKLRIYLNLSGLCLNCQDYENTLIFSTLAKENAQTDYRLFEKIIASLNYEIAKTASQKLAVNTHITNYLSILETLDYQATVKEYRKLLKNNKITC; from the coding sequence TTGAAACATTATGGAACGTTATTAAAAAATATTAGACAGGAAAAAGGGCTCAGCCAAAAAGATATTTATGATGGCATCATTACTCGGCAAGCCTATTATTTGATTGAAACAAATACCAGCATGCCATCTTTTGATAAATTTTTACTGATACTGGAGAGGCTTTTCATCTCGGTTGACGAATTCCTGTATGCCCTAGATCCTGAAGTATTTCCAACCGAAAATCACTTATATCACCAATTGAGTCAAGCTGTTTTTAAAAAAGATAAGCAACAACTAACGTCACTTATTGCGCAATCACAAACGCTATATAGTACAACAAAAAATAAAAAATATTACCACCTGAATTTAATTACACAGTCAATGGCGCTCTTAAACCTAGAGCAGTCAGAGTCTGACACTATCGACTGTTTGAAAGAGCTAATGGACCCAATCAAACAATATTTAATTGGTATCGATAAATGGTACCTCTATGAATTAAAATTACTCAATAATTCTTTATATTGTTTTGAACTTTCTGAAGCAATTGCCTTAGGAACCTTGGTTGGAAAAAAAATCGACACACTCAGCACTTTGGAACAGTATCAAGATATCAAATTACGAATTTACCTAAATCTTTCTGGCTTATGCTTAAATTGCCAAGATTATGAAAATACACTCATTTTTTCAACCTTAGCCAAAGAAAATGCGCAAACGGATTACCGACTATTTGAAAAGATCATCGCCAGCCTAAACTATGAAATCGCTAAGACCGCTAGTCAAAAACTCGCTGTCAACACGCACATCACTAACTATTTATCTATTTTAGAAACGTTGGACTATCAGGCAACCGTCAAAGAATACAGAAAATTATTGAAAAACAATAAGATTACTTGCTGA
- a CDS encoding vWA domain-containing protein, translating to MKKKENRHLTFFKWLILIFCVIGSTYAAQSSLSYTNAPVKAAQKTDLQPGQIKLSKTAEPVVGMVNQWDITLRIEGRNQFPPPPTDVVLIIDTSGSMKDNDRMVKAKMAAEKFVNMVLRKDYDNRIALITYSSEVTNYTFNESGWSDQFVDPTHKGLLIDKIKELKPEGGTFTQSAIKSATEVIAKASGSKRNIVLISDGVPTFSYPPTEPYNQLIGMEEYNVQSGYTYYESVKTIPKGKFNYNKIYGNGAEGRYRYGAFAPDYEQMPPNSTNRLMANHAHSAIAEASIAKNEKIANGENLVTDFYTIGVDMDSTSSDDGIVTGNKTLKEIASSEDKSFAATADNLEDILSGIAGEIVGAIKSGFVVDPMGTGFEMTGAVQATQGTTETKDVNGRPTINWNVGTLKTPVSLDPDEDVMFAEIKYRVNADDEVLKPTVIDANGLAQTNGRTTIVYKDYNDVMKQADFSVPKVKPIIVSLQKKLLNETGAEIDDRTEVFDFKYGEDQYTINDRFSLYSNEVKKIVHPWKANQDYVLEEILKANQDYETTIDINGLTKTGLKSSFKFATTVDAYAHQQIVVTNKKNPDRKTVSLNIRQAVLKPNSELVVPSKGFYRSVIDETQQNLNLISGSTTKDSAAEVAQNLFTKYEITLAKQQKQLKIVDLIPEYYTFYGYIATTTNVDLNKTHISSNTAALIKNNEAILDYQKENEYWLTLFITPKLGEDSNGELVISPRPYSWDYKVNKFGS from the coding sequence TTGAAAAAAAAAGAAAACAGACACTTAACGTTTTTTAAATGGTTGATACTTATTTTTTGCGTGATTGGCTCTACTTATGCAGCGCAATCCTCACTTTCGTACACCAATGCTCCAGTTAAGGCAGCTCAAAAAACTGACCTGCAGCCCGGACAAATAAAATTAAGTAAAACAGCTGAACCTGTAGTAGGTATGGTTAATCAATGGGATATCACACTTCGAATCGAAGGCCGTAACCAATTCCCACCACCTCCGACAGATGTTGTACTGATCATTGATACATCGGGAAGTATGAAAGATAACGATCGAATGGTCAAAGCTAAAATGGCAGCTGAAAAGTTTGTAAATATGGTTTTACGGAAAGATTATGATAATAGAATTGCTCTGATCACTTATAGTTCAGAAGTAACAAATTATACATTTAATGAAAGTGGTTGGAGTGACCAATTTGTCGATCCAACCCATAAAGGATTATTGATTGATAAAATCAAGGAATTAAAGCCAGAAGGTGGAACCTTCACTCAATCTGCAATAAAGTCTGCTACGGAAGTAATTGCTAAAGCATCCGGAAGTAAAAGAAATATCGTTTTGATTTCAGATGGTGTGCCAACATTCAGTTATCCACCAACTGAGCCATATAACCAACTAATCGGTATGGAAGAATACAACGTTCAATCTGGCTATACCTACTATGAAAGTGTTAAAACTATTCCAAAAGGAAAGTTCAATTATAACAAAATATATGGAAACGGTGCAGAAGGACGATATCGTTATGGTGCATTTGCACCAGATTATGAACAAATGCCGCCAAACTCAACAAATCGCTTAATGGCAAATCATGCCCATAGTGCAATAGCAGAAGCATCGATTGCAAAAAACGAGAAAATAGCAAATGGAGAGAATTTAGTCACGGATTTTTATACGATCGGTGTGGATATGGATTCGACTTCCTCAGATGATGGTATTGTTACCGGAAATAAGACCTTGAAAGAAATTGCGTCTTCCGAAGATAAAAGTTTTGCTGCAACAGCGGACAATTTAGAAGATATCCTGAGTGGCATTGCTGGAGAAATCGTAGGAGCAATCAAATCTGGCTTTGTTGTTGATCCGATGGGAACAGGATTCGAAATGACTGGAGCAGTCCAAGCAACACAAGGAACGACTGAAACCAAGGATGTAAATGGCCGACCGACCATCAATTGGAATGTCGGGACACTAAAAACGCCAGTTTCGCTTGACCCTGATGAAGATGTTATGTTTGCCGAAATAAAGTACCGTGTCAACGCAGACGATGAAGTATTGAAACCAACTGTCATTGATGCAAATGGATTAGCACAAACGAATGGACGAACAACCATTGTGTACAAAGACTACAATGATGTTATGAAACAAGCCGATTTTAGTGTACCCAAGGTTAAGCCAATTATTGTTAGTTTACAAAAGAAATTGCTCAATGAAACAGGCGCAGAAATAGACGACCGTACAGAAGTATTTGATTTTAAATATGGCGAAGATCAATACACAATAAATGATCGTTTTTCCCTCTATTCAAATGAGGTCAAAAAAATTGTTCATCCGTGGAAAGCCAATCAAGACTATGTTTTAGAAGAAATACTAAAAGCGAACCAAGACTACGAAACAACGATTGATATCAATGGTTTAACCAAGACTGGTTTAAAGAGTAGCTTTAAATTTGCAACAACAGTGGATGCTTATGCACATCAACAAATTGTTGTGACGAATAAAAAAAATCCAGACAGGAAAACAGTCAGCTTAAATATTCGCCAAGCCGTGCTTAAACCAAATTCAGAGTTAGTTGTACCATCAAAAGGATTTTATCGCTCTGTGATCGATGAGACACAGCAAAACTTGAACTTGATTTCTGGAAGTACAACCAAAGATTCTGCTGCTGAAGTAGCACAAAATCTCTTTACAAAATATGAAATTACCTTAGCAAAACAACAAAAGCAACTTAAAATTGTAGACTTGATTCCAGAATATTATACGTTTTATGGCTATATCGCCACAACGACGAATGTAGATTTAAATAAAACACATATTTCCAGTAATACAGCTGCTTTGATCAAGAATAATGAAGCTATTTTAGATTATCAAAAAGAAAATGAGTATTGGCTAACGCTGTTCATCACACCTAAGTTGGGGGAAGATAGTAATGGAGAACTCGTTATTTCACCAAGGCCCTACAGCTGGGATTACAAGGTCAACAAATTTGGATCCTAA
- a CDS encoding winged helix-turn-helix domain-containing protein: protein MYALGVLSANKTIQESEKERLFTDFDISIYDLENVDIDSLQGIILQKNEQIQIEKLFQWLIKVRESPLKPIWILSNEPLGEEKIIYLKLGVTGFLVESDTFDEIAWTIKNGLHCMTVEKERGFYLDPSSFTVLISDTKLVLTKLEYMLLDYLYTSGNKVRTYEEIAHYLWEKEEVPPKYRVANLIFHIRQKIKTIDIKYADVIKTVRSKGYRLNLPDESIK, encoded by the coding sequence ATGTACGCACTAGGAGTACTTTCGGCGAACAAAACGATACAAGAAAGCGAAAAAGAAAGGCTTTTTACTGATTTTGATATTTCAATCTATGATTTAGAAAATGTGGACATAGATTCTCTTCAAGGAATCATTCTTCAAAAAAATGAACAGATTCAAATCGAAAAATTATTTCAATGGCTAATCAAAGTTCGAGAAAGTCCGTTAAAACCAATCTGGATTTTGTCTAATGAACCATTAGGCGAAGAAAAAATCATCTATTTGAAATTAGGAGTCACTGGCTTTTTAGTAGAATCAGACACGTTTGATGAAATTGCTTGGACGATTAAAAATGGTTTACATTGTATGACTGTAGAAAAAGAGCGCGGCTTTTATTTAGATCCGTCGAGCTTTACTGTGTTGATTTCTGATACAAAGCTCGTTCTAACAAAACTAGAATATATGTTATTGGATTATTTATATACCTCTGGAAATAAAGTTCGGACCTATGAGGAAATTGCTCATTATCTATGGGAAAAAGAAGAAGTACCACCGAAATATCGTGTAGCGAATTTAATTTTTCACATACGACAAAAAATAAAGACGATCGATATCAAATATGCTGATGTCATTAAAACCGTTCGATCAAAAGGCTACAGACTAAATCTGCCGGATGAATCTATCAAGTAA
- a CDS encoding BsaA family SipW-dependent biofilm matrix protein — protein MKKNKHNLGKRMKPSKKQKARVNIKWIIAVSTFLFSGLMVLGSTYAWFVSEDSELNHFVGSRLSAEIVEEFEPNFEWQPGLATKKVIQVRNTGNIPAFVRISLYEYLLTFKIDITDQTGNGNIAVASQEVLPTVDQKNTASWQPAANVGGTYLYGGQQLITEKAIVPNLLTGTEMYKFKESAREKTDLRWFQLNFPDNVYDVAPAKGTKNYWFYQDGYFYYSELLEPNEISAPVINSVRLSPSAPNRFKGSLYQLNPMMDAHDTTKGLLSSWNIGNSGDLYNMYNGRLND, from the coding sequence ATGAAAAAAAATAAGCATAATCTTGGCAAAAGAATGAAACCAAGCAAAAAGCAAAAAGCAAGAGTAAATATAAAATGGATCATCGCTGTAAGTACATTTCTCTTTTCTGGTTTGATGGTTCTAGGAAGTACATATGCTTGGTTTGTCTCTGAAGATAGTGAGCTCAATCATTTTGTTGGTTCAAGATTATCTGCTGAAATCGTAGAAGAATTTGAACCCAATTTTGAATGGCAACCAGGACTAGCAACAAAGAAAGTGATTCAAGTTAGAAATACTGGAAATATTCCAGCATTTGTACGAATCAGTTTATATGAATACTTATTGACCTTCAAAATAGATATTACCGATCAAACGGGCAATGGTAATATAGCCGTCGCTTCACAAGAGGTGCTGCCAACGGTTGATCAAAAAAATACAGCATCATGGCAACCAGCAGCTAACGTTGGCGGAACGTATTTATATGGAGGCCAACAGTTGATTACGGAAAAAGCAATCGTTCCTAATCTACTTACAGGAACCGAAATGTATAAATTTAAAGAAAGTGCTAGAGAAAAGACAGATCTGCGTTGGTTTCAGTTAAACTTTCCAGATAACGTCTACGATGTTGCACCCGCAAAAGGAACAAAAAATTATTGGTTCTATCAAGACGGATACTTTTATTATTCTGAATTACTGGAACCAAATGAAATAAGTGCGCCGGTAATTAACAGCGTACGCTTGAGTCCGAGTGCGCCAAATCGATTTAAAGGTTCTTTATATCAACTAAATCCGATGATGGATGCTCATGACACCACGAAAGGGCTGTTAAGTTCCTGGAATATTGGCAATTCTGGCGATCTATATAACATGTACAATGGGCGCTTAAATGATTAA
- a CDS encoding BsaA family SipW-dependent biofilm matrix protein encodes MNKNRKKKVLALASAFALAAIAAATFAWFTSEDEKTNHFEGQIATGKDIEVVETFEPPTEWDPGSEVNKDVAIANIGKYKTLIRVSLTESLQLLKDHQAKPTTGAELEGKTSKDIYVLPGADAPAGFTDSTFDGAAPKISVTAGEFAGDYTLKVKEKAETVGTKTTYTYRYAFEKGGVLYHASGIDGFVRDAANKIKVKSGTPALSYVSLEYNAAEEKAWTQAPIYAPTFTQDGTLIWNAPAATGSNNIQISFNNITTDPTVADKWYFNAADGYFYYTSVVNPGVNTTQLMDAVKLLGTAGNEYSKLIYDLTVKGQGIAAYKDAVDDWLPAGINDPLATALKDLVPAK; translated from the coding sequence ATGAATAAAAACAGAAAGAAAAAAGTTCTTGCGTTAGCAAGTGCCTTTGCACTTGCAGCAATAGCTGCAGCAACGTTTGCTTGGTTTACCAGTGAAGACGAAAAAACCAACCACTTTGAAGGTCAAATTGCAACTGGAAAAGATATTGAAGTGGTGGAAACATTTGAGCCACCGACCGAATGGGATCCAGGTTCAGAAGTAAATAAAGATGTGGCAATTGCCAATATCGGTAAATACAAAACATTGATCCGTGTCTCTTTAACAGAATCATTGCAACTTTTAAAAGACCATCAAGCAAAACCAACAACTGGTGCTGAACTTGAAGGCAAAACAAGCAAAGACATCTATGTATTACCTGGCGCAGATGCCCCAGCTGGTTTCACAGATTCTACCTTTGATGGTGCTGCACCAAAAATAAGTGTAACAGCAGGAGAATTCGCTGGAGATTATACATTAAAAGTGAAAGAAAAAGCTGAAACAGTTGGAACAAAAACAACGTATACTTACCGCTATGCTTTTGAAAAAGGCGGTGTCTTATATCATGCAAGTGGTATTGATGGATTCGTACGTGATGCTGCAAATAAAATTAAGGTAAAATCAGGTACTCCAGCTCTTAGCTATGTATCGTTAGAATACAATGCTGCTGAGGAAAAAGCATGGACACAAGCACCAATTTATGCACCAACATTCACACAAGATGGTACGTTGATTTGGAATGCACCTGCAGCAACAGGATCAAACAATATCCAAATTTCATTTAATAACATTACAACTGATCCAACTGTCGCTGACAAATGGTATTTCAACGCTGCTGATGGTTACTTCTACTACACAAGTGTTGTAAACCCGGGAGTAAATACAACACAATTAATGGATGCAGTTAAATTACTAGGAACAGCTGGTAATGAATATAGTAAATTGATTTATGACTTAACTGTAAAAGGCCAAGGAATCGCAGCATACAAAGACGCTGTTGATGATTGGTTGCCAGCAGGTATCAATGATCCTTTAGCGACAGCTTTAAAAGATCTAGTACCAGCTAAATAA
- a CDS encoding signal peptidase I: MAEERNKKQQPNKKKRTTKSAAKQSVNKKQVSKHSKPKSRKPQAKNSKRKQELASKKTKNKTQQRKPKNPVYTLLFNIIFYGFILFMIIGSIIFATTKNADKSVMGYRFFGVLTDSMVPRDPEKQKGGFHSGDVIIVKNIAGDSAEVGDIITFRPSIKSQAFLTHRVKEKMDHLGDTKGTYYITQGDANLAEDVPVSAKQVVGKKIIVVPKIGAFLNFVRENPLVSIVFLISVFGFITIIRYYILNK, translated from the coding sequence ATGGCGGAAGAGCGAAATAAGAAGCAACAGCCAAACAAAAAAAAGCGAACCACAAAATCAGCAGCAAAACAATCTGTAAATAAGAAACAGGTCTCTAAACATTCAAAACCTAAAAGTAGGAAGCCGCAAGCTAAAAATAGCAAAAGAAAACAAGAGCTTGCTTCTAAAAAAACAAAAAACAAGACGCAACAACGTAAACCCAAAAATCCTGTCTATACTTTATTATTTAACATTATTTTTTACGGTTTCATTTTATTTATGATTATTGGATCGATTATTTTTGCAACGACTAAAAATGCTGACAAAAGTGTTATGGGTTATCGTTTTTTCGGTGTTTTAACAGATTCAATGGTACCGAGAGATCCTGAAAAACAAAAAGGAGGCTTTCATTCTGGTGATGTGATCATCGTAAAAAACATTGCTGGAGATTCGGCTGAAGTAGGAGATATCATCACATTTCGTCCTAGTATCAAGAGTCAGGCATTTTTGACTCATAGAGTGAAAGAAAAGATGGATCATTTAGGCGATACTAAGGGAACCTACTATATTACCCAAGGAGATGCCAATTTAGCAGAAGATGTGCCAGTTAGTGCAAAACAAGTGGTGGGTAAAAAAATTATAGTTGTTCCTAAAATAGGTGCATTTCTAAATTTTGTACGTGAAAATCCGCTTGTCTCTATTGTTTTCCTAATCTCAGTTTTCGGTTTTATCACGATCATCAGGTACTACATTTTAAATAAATAA
- a CDS encoding recombinase family protein, with amino-acid sequence MAVIGYMRVSTHQQKFDSQQKALERYGVDFIYKERESGRKTSRSELNKVLACLKSGDTLVIFKLDRLSRGTKQLLSLLEEFDRRNIHFVSIQNNIDTTTAMGRFFFTVMGAFAEMEAELIRERVMAGLDAARENGKQLGRPPRTKEVNEAMALYTNSDLSVPEIAKRCNVSVPTVYNHIRKQNLLRKVN; translated from the coding sequence ATGGCAGTGATTGGTTATATGCGTGTCAGCACGCATCAGCAAAAATTTGATTCTCAACAAAAGGCTCTTGAACGATATGGTGTAGATTTTATTTACAAAGAACGAGAAAGTGGCAGAAAAACATCTAGAAGCGAACTAAATAAGGTTTTGGCCTGTTTAAAATCAGGAGATACATTGGTTATTTTTAAGCTTGATCGATTATCTAGAGGCACCAAACAACTGTTAAGTTTGTTAGAGGAATTTGATCGAAGAAATATTCATTTTGTCAGTATTCAAAATAATATTGATACTACAACTGCAATGGGACGATTCTTTTTCACCGTAATGGGGGCTTTCGCTGAAATGGAAGCAGAATTGATTCGTGAAAGAGTGATGGCAGGCCTTGATGCTGCTAGAGAAAATGGTAAGCAGCTAGGACGTCCACCACGCACAAAAGAAGTTAATGAAGCAATGGCGCTTTATACTAATTCAGACTTATCTGTTCCGGAAATTGCCAAAAGATGTAATGTCTCGGTCCCGACAGTCTACAATCATATTAGAAAACAAAACTTACTCAGGAAGGTCAACTAA